The Mustelus asterias chromosome 18, sMusAst1.hap1.1, whole genome shotgun sequence genome has a window encoding:
- the btbd7 gene encoding BTB/POZ domain-containing protein 7 isoform X2, translating into MGVNASNYPPSFSQRIGGNSQAQQTFIGTSSYLHQGYGCESKLYSLEHSHEKPQDKKKKSSGLATLKKRFIKRRKSNRSADHAKQMRELLSGWDVRDVNALVEEYEGTAALKELSLQGNLARPDARTLQRDLADLYEYKYCTDVDLIFQDTCFPVHRAILAARCPFFKTLLSSSPEYGAEIMMDINTAGIDLPMFSALLHYLYTGEFGIEDSRFQNVDILVQLTEEFGTPNSLDVDMRELFDSMCYYDAVLSFSSDSELEEAFGGTQSCLDEELCGHKAVLSARSPFFRNLLQRRIRTGEEITDRTLQTPTRIVLDESIIPKKYAKVILHCMYTDLVDLSLVLHCNPSVGSLSEVQAMVAGKGNMSRAEEAMELYHIALFLEFNMLAQGTKWLHVIYVNQRLRMSTSRLSKLFVYIQV; encoded by the exons ATGGGTGTTAATGCATCTAACTACCCTCCGTCTTTCTCCCAGAGGATAGGAGGGAATTCACAGGCTCAACAAACATTTATAG GGACATCCTCTTATTTACATCAAGGATATGGATGCGAATCAAAATTATATAGCCTTGAACACAGTCACGAGAAACCACAAGACAAGAAGAAAAAGAGTTCTGGTCTTGCAACTCTGAAAAAGAGATTTATAAAAAGACGTAAATCTAATCGGTCTGCTGATCATGCCAAGCAGATGCGTGAGCTCCTTTCAGGATGGGATGTaagggatgtaaatgcattagtgGAAGAATACGAAGGCACTGCAGCTTTGAAGGAACTTTCATTGCAGGGTAATTTGGCGCGACCAGATGCACGGACCTTGCAAAGAGATTTAGCAGATCTTTATGAATACAAGTACTGCACTGATGTTGATTTAATATTCCAAGACACTTGCTTTCCTGTACATCGCGCCATTCTGGCAGCAAGATGTCCTTTTTTTAAGACTTTACTTTCATCCTCGCCTGAATATGGTGCTGAGATTATGATGGACATAAACACGGCTGGCATTGATTTGCCTATGTTTTCAGCATTACTACATTATCTGTATACAGGAGAGTTTGGGATAGAGGATTCCAGGTTCCAAAACGTCGACATCCTGGTACAACTTACTGAAGAGTTTGGAACCCCAAATTCACTGGATGTTGATATGCGAGAACTCTTTGACAGTATGTGCTATTATGACGCTGTTCTGAGCTTTTCATCTGATTCTGAATTAGAGGAAGCATTTGGAGGAACTCAGAGTTGTTTAGATGAAGAACTGTGTGGACATAAGGCTGTCCTATCTGCACGGTCTCCATTTTTTAGAAACCTTCTCCAAAGACGAATAAGGACTGGTGAAGAAATTACAGATCGAACTCTGCAGACTCCAACTAGAATTGTACTAGATGAGTCCATCATTCCAAAGAAATATGCAAAAGTAATTTTACATTGTATGTATACAGATCTAGTGGATTTGTCTCTGGTACTACATTGCAACCCATCTGTAGGGAGCCTGAGTGAAGTCCAAGCGATGGTTGCAGGGAAAGGTAACATGTCAAGAGCTGAAGAAGCAATGGAACTTTATCACATAGCTCTTTTTCTGGAGTTCAACATGCTTGCTCAAG gCACAAAATGGCTGCATGTGATCTACGTAAATCAAAGATTGAGAATGTCGACGTCCAGACTTTCAAAGCTATTTGTGTATATACAAGTCTGA